A single window of Nicotiana tomentosiformis chromosome 1, ASM39032v3, whole genome shotgun sequence DNA harbors:
- the LOC104108436 gene encoding G-type lectin S-receptor-like serine/threonine-protein kinase SD2-2 produces the protein MVPQIVLILLISMAFGVTSVPNASSEIAKSRKHNVNMTHVAESIEEFFPTGRKLGSLKGSRKLESFNKSRVVLSGNITILSENNTFELGFFKTNDENRWYLGIWFASVPSPTYVWVANRERPIKNPSLATLEITKDGKLVLKQDSRTIIWETSNLDKASDIKLLDQGNLVLVSTEGNLIWQSFDFPTDTWLPGMNLTATKWLTSWKSSTDPSQGRYSLRLQPSSYGEIVLVYNGTYPYWSTGNWTENAFVGVPEMTVPYIYKFNFVAPFTPMASFGYSEVPIENGVPPPLTRFIVDFTGQIKQFTWFQQAQSWNMFWSQPENLCKTYGLCGNLGFCNSKTLNPCKCLPGFNPLDSDSWIAGDFSGGCRRESNEMCSKKDGFEEVGIVSYDGARVVSITETRSECEKECLGSCSCIGLYHNERTKLCKNLYGSLLNLRNLTSDGTIEDKLYVRVQGGGNTQKKQIQGRLLLIEMICGFVVILSVGIGTFLVLKRRRIRKKNKEEEDVFPIMNLKVFSYKELNAATKGFSEKLGHGGFGTVFLGELSDSSLVAVKRLERPGGGEKEFRAEVCTIGNIQHVNLVRLRGFCSENSHRLLVYEYMPKGSLSAYLRRDGQNLSWDVRFRVAVGTAKGIAYLHEECRSCIIHCDIKPENILLDEDFSAKVSDFGLAKLLGRDFSRVLATMRGTWGYVAPEWISGLAITTKADVYSYGMTLLELIGGRRNVEAPPSAKGEEGGTEEKWFFPPWAARQIVEGNTAAVIDERLCGMYDVTEAERVGLVAVWCIQDDESMRPSMGMVVKMLEGVVEVAMPSPPKLLQALVSGESFHGVGVDSDNGTSRGTSRGGGFSSGYNPQPSIVSGESQASV, from the coding sequence ATGGTGCCACAGATAGTTCTCATTTTACTTATCTCAATGGCATTTGGGGTCACTTCTGTTCCAAATGCTAGTTCAGAAATAGCAAAATCAAGAAAGCATAATGTAAACATGACTCATGTAGCTGAATCCATTGAAGAGTTTTTTCCAACTGGAAGAAAGTTGGGATCTTTGAAAGGGAGCAGAAAGTTGGAATCTTTTAACAAATCTCGAGTTGTACTAAGTGGAAACATCACTATCTTGAGCGAAAACAATACATTTGAACTTGGTTTTTTCAAAACCAATGATGAAAACAGATGGTATTTGGGTATTTGGTTTGCTTCAGTTCCTAGTCCCACTTATGTTTGGGTTGCGAACCGTGAAAGACCAATCAAAAATCCATCTTTAGCAACTTTGGAGATTACTAAGGATGGAAAATTAGTTCTTAAGCAAGATTCAAGAACCATTATTTGGGAAACAAGTAACTTGGATAAAGCTAGTGATATAAAGCTTTTGGACCAAGGAAATTTGGTGCTTGTTTCTACTGAAGGTAACTTGATATGGCAAAGTTTTGATTTTCCTACAGATACTTGGCTTCCTGGTATGAACTTGACTGCTACAAAATGGCTTACATCTTGGAAAAGTTCCACTGATCCATCACAAGGAAGGTACTCCCTAAGGCTTCAACCCTCAAGTTATGGTGAGATAGTTCTTGTTTATAATGGTACTTATCCGTATTGGTCAACTGGGAACTGGACTGAAAATGCATTTGTTGGGGTACCAGAAATGACTGTACCTTACATTTACAAGTTCAATTTTGTAGCACCCTTTACTCCTATGGCTTCATTTGGGTACTCTGAGGTGCCGATAGAGAATGGAGTGCCACCTCCTTTAACTAGGTTCATTGTAGATTTTACTGGACAGATTAAACAGTTCACTTGGTTCCAACAAGCACAAAGTTGGAACATGTTTTGGTCACAGCCAGAGAATCTGTGTAAGACTTATGGTTTGTGTGGGAATTTGGGGTTTTGTAATAGTAAGACATTGAATCCGTGTAAGTGTTTGCCAGGTTTCAACCCTTTGGATAGTGATTCATGGATTGCAGGGGATTTTTCAGGCGGCTGTCGTCGCGAAAGCAATGAGATGTGTAGTAAGAAAGATGGATTTGAGGAGGTTGGAATAGTTAGTTATGACGGAGCTAGGGTAGTTTCAATTACTGAAACTAGAAGTGAATGTGAGAAAGAATGTTTGGGTAGTTGTTCTTGTATTGGTTTGTATCACAATGAGAGGACTAAGTTATGCAAGAATTTATATGGGTCATTGCTCAATCTTAGAAACCTTACTTCTGATGGCACTATTGAGGATAAGCTATATGTAAGAGTTCAGGGAGGAGGGAATACTCAAAAGAAGCAGATTCAAGGCAGATTACTTTTGATCGAAATGATATGTGGATTTGTGGTAATTCTGTCAGTAGGAATTGGGACTTTCTTGGTATTGAAGAGGAGAAGAATAAGGAAGAAGAATAAAGAAGAGGAAGATGTATTTCCTATAATGAATTTGAAGGTGTTTTCATACAAAGAGCTGAATGCTGCAACAAAGGGATTTTCGGAGAAACTTGGACATGGTGGTTTTGGAACTGTATTCTTAGGGGAACTATCGGATTCTTCACTCGTGGCTGTGAAGCGACTTGAAAGACCTGGTGGTGGTGAAAAGGAATTTCGAGCTGAGGTATGCACAATAGGAAACATTCAGCATGTTAATTTAGTGAGATTGAGGGGATTTTGCTCTGAGAATTCTCATAGGCTTCTGGTTTATGAATACATGCCAAAGGGTTCTCTTAGCGCATATTTAAGGCGAGATGGTCAGAACCTAAGTTGGGATGTTAGATTTCGAGTTGCTGTAGGGACAGCAAAAGGTATTGCTTATTTACACGAAGAGTGTCGTAGTTGTATAATACACTGTGACATTAAACCAGAGAATATTCTGCTAGATGAAGATTTCTCAGCAAAGGTTTCGGATTTTGGGCTTGCAAAGCTCCTCGGTAGGGACTTTAGTAGAGTGTTGGCTACCATGAGGGGTACTTGGGGATACGTTGCACCCGAGTGGATCTCTGGTTTGGCGATCACAACAAAAGCCGATGTATATAGCTATGGCATGACATTATTGGAACTGATAGGTGGTCGACGCAATGTAGAAGCACCACCTTCAGCTAAAGGGGAAGAAGGTGGAACAGAGGAGAAGTGGTTTTTCCCGCCTTGGGCAGCACGCCAGATAGTCGAAGGAAACACTGCAGCTGTCATCGACGAAAGGCTATGTGGAATGTACGATGTGACTGAGGCAGAACGTGTGGGATTGGTAGCGGTTTGGTGCATTCAGGATGATGAATCAATGAGGCCTTCCATGGGAATGGTGGTGAAAATGTTGGAAGGAGTAGTTGAAGTGGCAATGCCTTCACCTCCAAAGCTGCTCCAAGCATTAGTATCGGGCGAATCATTTCATGGGGTAGGAGTTGATTCTGATAACGGGACATCACGAGGGACATCGCGAGGTGGTGGTTTCAGCTCAGGTTATAATCCCCAACCCTCAATAGTATCCGGGGAATCTCAAGCTTCAGTTTAG